The following are encoded in a window of Thermodesulfobacterium geofontis OPF15 genomic DNA:
- the tmk gene encoding dTMP kinase: MFLNSPRKKFFIFGAPGVGKTTLVKYLFEFLKNNLSSFNFSGFITTEIREGFERKGFKIKVLNSDTESILAIRKDLIDPKEIKDKPFVGKYIVNIENLEKVVEDLEKEFGKENVFFLIDEIGKMEILSLKFRNFIEKLLFSSRYLLATVGKGEDPFLKKVRDYEPAFLCEVTKENRDFLKNRLKFEFLRKGKLIAIEGIDGAGKTTFAKALFETLKKRGINCIFSCEPTSGPFGEKIKSALIKKIKKESNPQDLKLLFLKDRKWHVENIIIPALEAQKWIILDRYYPSTLAYQSSQGLSLKELLIENETIAPIPDLVIYLDLPLEIAFKRIGNREKKLTIFEKREFLERVMETYKKCLKLFNYLIIDATKPIEENLEYLLKFLDSKFKCPLS; this comes from the coding sequence ATGTTTCTTAATTCTCCCAGAAAAAAATTTTTTATTTTTGGTGCTCCAGGGGTTGGTAAAACTACCTTAGTAAAATATTTATTTGAATTTTTAAAAAATAATTTATCTTCATTTAATTTTTCAGGTTTTATTACTACAGAAATAAGAGAAGGTTTTGAAAGAAAGGGATTTAAAATAAAGGTTTTAAATTCAGATACAGAATCCATTCTTGCTATAAGAAAGGATTTAATAGATCCCAAAGAAATAAAAGATAAACCCTTTGTGGGAAAATATATAGTAAATATAGAAAATTTAGAAAAGGTAGTAGAAGATTTAGAAAAAGAATTTGGAAAAGAAAATGTCTTTTTTTTAATTGATGAAATAGGGAAAATGGAAATTTTATCTTTAAAATTTCGTAATTTTATAGAAAAACTTTTATTTTCTTCAAGATATCTTTTAGCTACGGTTGGAAAAGGAGAAGATCCCTTTTTAAAAAAGGTAAGAGATTATGAACCAGCCTTTTTATGCGAAGTTACGAAGGAAAATAGGGATTTTTTGAAAAATAGACTTAAATTTGAATTTTTGAGAAAAGGAAAGCTTATTGCAATTGAAGGTATAGATGGAGCTGGAAAGACCACTTTTGCTAAAGCTTTATTTGAAACCTTAAAAAAAAGAGGAATAAATTGTATTTTTTCTTGTGAGCCTACTTCTGGCCCCTTTGGAGAAAAAATTAAATCTGCTTTGATTAAAAAAATTAAAAAAGAAAGTAATCCTCAAGATTTAAAACTTCTCTTTTTAAAGGATAGAAAATGGCATGTAGAAAATATAATTATCCCTGCCTTAGAAGCTCAAAAATGGATCATTCTTGATAGATACTATCCTTCTACTCTTGCCTATCAAAGTTCTCAAGGTTTATCTTTAAAAGAACTTTTAATAGAAAATGAAACCATAGCCCCTATTCCTGATTTAGTTATTTATTTAGATCTTCCTCTTGAAATTGCTTTTAAAAGAATAGGAAATCGTGAAAAAAAATTAACTATTTTTGAAAAAAGGGAATTTTTAGAGAGAGTAATGGAGACTTATAAAAAATGTCTAAAGTTGTTTAATTATCTAATAATTGATGCTACAAAGCCTATAGAAGAAAATTTGGAGTATCTTTTAAAATTTTTAGATAGTAAATTTAAATGTCCCCTTTCCTAA
- a CDS encoding GGDEF domain-containing protein produces the protein MKLLDLCKQIEERFKEKVQALMYVENDPAFRALLNKFLTQFNIDVVEAFSKEEMFTNLEQEKFQILIILSKELKEGFSSFVFNIKTLAPESKILIILDFMILEYLYLLKVDFLDFFSWGVDDFIIKPFSLEEFKAKIFKLLKEYLMFKEIRKIEREDLVTGVFNRKYFEEVIMEEAYRALRQKYPLVIFMISIDNFKWYNRHYGHQSGEKILRELAKVLQKSTREKIDKVCRYDEDKFVIIIPYINWRKSLAIAERIIKKWEEVNKEISLSIGISQILPEISLERSVSFLINRAKEALELAKKERENSYEVDRETLKLIHYS, from the coding sequence TTGAAACTTCTAGATTTATGTAAGCAAATAGAAGAAAGATTTAAGGAAAAAGTTCAAGCGCTAATGTATGTAGAGAATGATCCAGCTTTTAGAGCCTTGTTAAATAAATTTTTAACCCAATTTAATATAGATGTGGTAGAAGCATTTTCAAAAGAGGAAATGTTTACGAACCTTGAACAAGAAAAATTTCAAATATTAATAATACTTTCTAAGGAGCTTAAAGAGGGATTTTCCAGCTTTGTTTTTAATATAAAAACGTTAGCTCCAGAAAGTAAGATTTTAATAATTCTTGATTTTATGATTTTAGAATATCTTTATCTTTTAAAAGTAGATTTTTTAGATTTTTTCTCCTGGGGAGTAGATGATTTTATAATAAAACCCTTTTCCTTAGAAGAATTCAAAGCAAAAATCTTTAAGCTTCTTAAAGAATATCTCATGTTTAAGGAAATAAGAAAAATAGAAAGAGAAGATTTGGTTACAGGGGTTTTTAATAGAAAATATTTTGAAGAAGTTATAATGGAGGAGGCTTATAGAGCTTTAAGACAAAAATATCCTCTTGTAATTTTTATGATAAGCATAGATAATTTTAAATGGTATAATCGTCATTATGGACATCAAAGCGGAGAAAAAATTTTAAGGGAACTTGCTAAGGTTCTTCAAAAATCAACAAGAGAAAAAATTGATAAAGTATGTAGATATGATGAAGACAAATTTGTAATTATTATTCCCTACATTAATTGGAGAAAATCCCTTGCAATAGCTGAAAGGATTATTAAAAAGTGGGAAGAGGTTAATAAAGAGATTAGCCTTTCTATTGGAATTTCCCAAATTTTGCCAGAAATATCCTTGGAAAGATCAGTTTCCTTTCTTATAAACCGAGCCAAAGAAGCTTTAGAGTTAGCTAAAAAAGAAAGGGAAAATTCCTATGAAGTAGATAGAGAAACCCTCAAATTAATACATTATTCTTAA
- a CDS encoding Smr/MutS family protein, whose translation MQKPFLKLGEYLGTPLNISKSEKNYPSEKPFKVEEKDWSEIVYTSKPLKEKNFYWKFSPKKAFWDLKKEWPPEKIEIKIWLTSEYIEGKKSIVSKRIVKALREGRFSIKRTLNLRGMVIEKAKEAFEEFMKSAILNGDRCVLIIHGRGLSSKREPVLKNKVKEWLEKGPFRKYVLAYCSARPCDGGWGATYVLLSSKPIKK comes from the coding sequence ATGCAAAAACCCTTTTTGAAATTAGGGGAGTACCTTGGTACTCCCCTAAATATTTCAAAATCAGAAAAAAATTATCCTTCAGAAAAACCTTTTAAAGTTGAAGAAAAAGATTGGTCTGAAATAGTTTATACTTCCAAACCTCTTAAGGAAAAAAATTTTTATTGGAAATTTTCACCTAAAAAAGCCTTCTGGGATCTCAAAAAAGAATGGCCTCCAGAAAAAATAGAAATTAAAATCTGGTTAACCTCTGAATATATAGAAGGTAAAAAATCAATAGTAAGCAAAAGAATAGTTAAAGCTTTAAGAGAAGGAAGATTTTCGATTAAAAGAACTCTCAATTTGAGAGGCATGGTCATAGAAAAAGCAAAAGAAGCTTTTGAAGAGTTTATGAAATCTGCAATATTAAATGGAGATAGATGCGTTTTGATTATTCATGGAAGAGGACTTTCTTCTAAAAGAGAGCCGGTTCTTAAAAATAAAGTAAAAGAGTGGTTAGAAAAAGGACCATTTAGAAAATATGTATTAGCCTACTGTTCAGCAAGACCTTGCGATGGTGGTTGGGGAGCAACTTACGTTCTTTTATCGTCTAAACCTATCAAAAAATAA
- a CDS encoding alanine-zipper protein, with protein sequence MGDIKLKLAGLGLIGLLAFGCTCPVKAPEATEAPKVAQASECPECVTEVKNELAGLKAEVEALKTQINQLKVDVANANEASQKAIAASQKAIEAANKAEEAAQKAETAAQKCERIFEKGLKK encoded by the coding sequence ATGGGAGATATCAAGTTAAAATTAGCTGGATTAGGTTTGATTGGGCTATTAGCTTTTGGATGTACTTGCCCTGTTAAAGCTCCAGAAGCAACTGAAGCTCCAAAGGTAGCTCAAGCTTCAGAATGTCCTGAATGCGTAACAGAAGTAAAAAATGAACTTGCTGGTTTAAAAGCAGAGGTTGAAGCTTTAAAAACTCAAATAAATCAACTTAAAGTTGATGTAGCTAACGCAAATGAAGCCTCTCAAAAGGCTATAGCTGCCTCTCAAAAAGCAATTGAAGCAGCTAATAAAGCAGAAGAAGCTGCTCAAAAGGCAGAAACTGCAGCTCAGAAATGTGAAAGAATTTTTGAAAAGGGATTGAAAAAATAA
- a CDS encoding RtcB family protein: MELKKLKKISDYEWEIPPYGDMKVPGKIFADEKLIEEMDEKVYEQVCNVASLPGIVKASIAMPDAHWGYGFPIGGVAAFDPDAGGIISVGGVGYDISCGVRTLLSPLTKKEVEPYLEKLVRELFETVPSGVGSEGEIKLSPSQLDEVLVGGAKWAVEKGYGELEDLEYIEEKGCMPGADPSYVSMEAKKRQHRQIGTLGSGNHYLEIQYVAEIYDEKTASAFGLFKDQVVITFHCGSRALGHQIATDYLPILAKAARKYGIPIKEKELVCAPINSPEGEQYFKAMVCGVNCALANRQVITHLVREVVRKFFPGIHLKVLYDVSHNTCKVEYHEVNGKRLKLYVHRKGATRAWGPGREELPKAYREVGQPIIIGGSMGTASYILVGTSEGEEKAFGSACHGAGRTMSRHQAIKSFRADDIIEKLRKKGIIVIGKSKKGLAEEAPEAYKDVNEVINATCKAGLTKKVAKLIPMGCIKG, from the coding sequence ATGGAGCTAAAAAAGCTAAAAAAGATTTCTGATTATGAATGGGAAATTCCTCCTTATGGGGATATGAAAGTTCCCGGAAAGATTTTTGCTGATGAAAAACTCATTGAAGAGATGGATGAAAAGGTTTATGAACAAGTTTGCAATGTGGCAAGTTTACCTGGTATTGTAAAAGCCTCTATTGCTATGCCTGATGCTCATTGGGGTTATGGATTTCCTATAGGAGGGGTAGCTGCCTTTGATCCAGATGCAGGAGGAATTATCTCAGTTGGTGGTGTAGGATACGATATTTCTTGTGGAGTAAGAACTCTTCTAAGTCCATTAACTAAAAAAGAAGTAGAACCTTATTTAGAAAAACTTGTTAGAGAACTTTTTGAAACAGTTCCTTCTGGTGTTGGTTCTGAAGGAGAAATAAAACTATCTCCTTCTCAATTAGATGAGGTTTTAGTAGGGGGAGCTAAATGGGCTGTTGAGAAAGGATATGGAGAGCTTGAAGACCTTGAATATATTGAAGAAAAAGGATGTATGCCTGGTGCTGATCCTTCTTACGTTTCTATGGAAGCTAAAAAAAGACAACATAGACAAATAGGTACCCTCGGTTCAGGGAATCATTATCTTGAGATCCAATATGTAGCAGAAATTTATGATGAAAAAACTGCTTCTGCTTTTGGATTATTCAAAGACCAGGTAGTTATTACTTTCCATTGTGGATCAAGAGCTCTTGGGCATCAAATAGCAACCGATTATTTACCAATTTTAGCAAAAGCAGCAAGAAAATATGGAATACCTATAAAAGAAAAAGAATTAGTCTGTGCACCTATAAATTCACCAGAAGGAGAACAATATTTTAAAGCTATGGTATGTGGAGTAAATTGTGCTCTTGCTAATCGTCAAGTAATAACTCATTTAGTTAGAGAGGTTGTTAGAAAATTTTTTCCCGGGATTCATTTAAAAGTACTTTATGATGTAAGCCATAATACCTGTAAAGTAGAGTATCATGAAGTAAATGGTAAAAGACTTAAACTCTATGTTCATAGAAAAGGAGCAACAAGAGCTTGGGGACCTGGAAGAGAGGAGTTACCTAAAGCTTATAGAGAAGTAGGACAACCGATTATAATAGGCGGTTCTATGGGAACAGCATCTTATATTTTAGTTGGAACCTCTGAAGGAGAGGAAAAGGCTTTTGGTTCTGCTTGCCATGGAGCAGGAAGAACTATGAGTAGACATCAGGCTATAAAATCTTTTAGAGCAGATGATATAATAGAAAAACTTAGAAAAAAAGGAATTATTGTTATCGGAAAATCAAAAAAGGGACTTGCAGAGGAAGCTCCAGAAGCTTATAAAGATGTTAATGAAGTTATTAATGCTACTTGTAAAGCTGGTTTAACTAAAAAAGTTGCTAAACTTATTCCTATGGGATGTATAAAAGGATAA
- the hslU gene encoding ATP-dependent protease ATPase subunit HslU, protein MNYKELTPREIVEELNRYIIGQEKAKKAVAIAMRNRWRRQQIKGPLKEEIYPKNILMIGPTGVGKTEIARRLAKLSNSPFLKVEATKFTEVGYVGRDVESMIRDLTHIAVQMVKAEEEKKVFEKARKNAEERLVELLIPTSSSKVEYDPLTKEKFLKMLRDGVLDERYVEIEIEPIQKTPAIEIFAASGLEEIEMQLRDMLSTFLPFRTKKRKVKVKEALEILTKEEANKLIDMDKVIREAIYRTETSGIIFIDEIDKIASRGETHGPDVSREGVQRDLLPIVEGTTVNTRYGMVRTDYILFIGSGAFHMSKPSDLIPELQGRFPIRVELDPLTKDDFVRILTEPENAIIKQYQALLETEGVELEFTKEAIEEMARIAYEINEKMENIGARRLYTVVEKVLEDISFSAPDIAPTKVVITPEYVREKLENIVSDVELIKFIL, encoded by the coding sequence ATGAACTATAAAGAACTTACACCAAGAGAAATAGTAGAAGAGTTAAATCGTTATATAATAGGGCAAGAAAAAGCTAAAAAGGCTGTTGCTATCGCAATGAGAAATCGTTGGAGAAGGCAGCAAATTAAAGGTCCTTTAAAAGAGGAAATTTATCCTAAAAATATTCTTATGATTGGTCCAACAGGAGTTGGAAAAACTGAGATTGCAAGAAGGCTTGCCAAGCTTTCAAATTCACCCTTTTTAAAAGTTGAAGCAACTAAATTCACTGAAGTAGGATATGTGGGAAGAGATGTAGAATCTATGATAAGAGATTTAACTCATATTGCAGTACAAATGGTAAAAGCTGAGGAAGAAAAAAAAGTTTTTGAAAAGGCAAGAAAAAATGCTGAAGAACGTTTAGTAGAACTTCTTATTCCTACTTCTTCCTCTAAAGTGGAGTATGATCCCTTAACTAAAGAAAAATTTTTAAAAATGCTAAGAGATGGTGTCTTAGATGAAAGATATGTAGAAATTGAAATTGAACCTATCCAAAAAACACCTGCTATAGAAATTTTTGCAGCATCAGGTTTAGAAGAAATTGAAATGCAGTTAAGGGATATGCTTTCTACTTTTCTTCCTTTTAGAACCAAAAAAAGAAAAGTCAAAGTAAAAGAAGCTTTAGAAATTTTAACTAAAGAAGAGGCTAATAAATTAATAGATATGGATAAAGTAATAAGAGAAGCTATCTATAGAACCGAAACAAGTGGTATCATTTTTATTGATGAAATAGACAAAATTGCAAGTAGAGGAGAAACTCACGGTCCTGATGTATCAAGAGAAGGAGTTCAAAGGGATCTTTTACCTATTGTTGAGGGAACAACTGTAAATACACGCTACGGAATGGTTAGAACCGATTATATTTTATTTATAGGAAGTGGGGCATTCCATATGTCCAAACCATCTGATCTTATTCCTGAACTTCAAGGAAGGTTTCCTATAAGGGTTGAGCTTGACCCCTTAACCAAGGATGATTTTGTAAGAATATTAACTGAACCGGAAAATGCTATTATAAAACAATATCAAGCGCTTTTAGAAACAGAAGGAGTAGAATTAGAATTTACTAAGGAAGCTATAGAAGAAATGGCAAGAATTGCTTATGAAATAAATGAAAAAATGGAAAATATTGGTGCAAGAAGACTTTATACGGTAGTAGAAAAAGTATTAGAAGATATATCTTTTTCTGCACCAGATATTGCCCCAACAAAAGTAGTTATTACTCCTGAATATGTAAGAGAAAAATTAGAGAATATTGTTTCAGATGTAGAATTGATTAAATTTATTCTTTAA
- the rimO gene encoding 30S ribosomal protein S12 methylthiotransferase RimO has translation MLKVYPVSLGCPKNKADFEKLLYVLSKKKYQIVLSPEEADIIWINTCAFIRPAVEEAIENILELGEKKRDTQKLIVSGCLTARYGKEVLKKLLPEVDDFLGIEPFKKFIKKEPLERILTESPFYAYLKISEGCNYKCSYCTIPKIRGPLRSRPLEEILKEAENLLKKGVKEIILVAQDITSYGKDRGEKEGLLKLVSILSELPYNFRIRLLYLHPANINKKFVKEMLLNPKVVPYFDIPIQHVHPEILRKMRRPVNIEKIKEIITYIRGINPFSAIRTSIIVGFPGEGEKEFLTLCDFIKEVEFDHLGVFIFYQEEGTVAETLLPKVPYREKIKRKKEIMKIQREISKKRLETRIGKEEEVLVLGEDLKGKFFGIAKIQAPEIDGITYLYLNKKLIYPGDLVKVRIKKANFYDLWGEII, from the coding sequence ATGTTAAAAGTCTATCCTGTAAGTCTTGGTTGTCCTAAAAATAAAGCTGATTTTGAAAAACTTTTATATGTATTATCTAAAAAGAAGTATCAAATAGTCCTTTCTCCTGAAGAAGCAGATATTATTTGGATAAATACCTGTGCATTTATAAGACCAGCAGTTGAAGAGGCAATAGAAAATATTTTAGAATTAGGAGAGAAAAAAAGAGATACCCAAAAATTAATTGTTTCTGGATGCTTAACTGCAAGGTATGGAAAAGAGGTATTAAAAAAACTTTTGCCAGAAGTAGATGATTTTCTTGGAATAGAGCCTTTTAAAAAATTTATCAAAAAAGAACCTCTTGAAAGAATTCTTACTGAAAGTCCCTTTTATGCATATTTAAAAATTTCAGAGGGATGTAATTATAAATGCTCCTATTGTACTATTCCCAAAATAAGAGGTCCTTTAAGAAGTAGACCCTTAGAAGAAATTTTAAAAGAAGCTGAAAACCTTTTAAAAAAAGGGGTAAAAGAAATAATTTTAGTTGCTCAAGATATTACTTCTTATGGAAAAGATAGAGGAGAAAAAGAAGGTTTATTGAAACTTGTCTCTATTTTATCAGAACTTCCCTATAATTTTAGAATAAGACTCCTTTATCTTCATCCAGCTAATATTAATAAAAAATTTGTTAAAGAAATGCTTCTTAATCCTAAGGTAGTTCCCTATTTTGATATCCCTATTCAACATGTTCATCCTGAAATTTTAAGAAAGATGAGAAGACCTGTAAATATAGAAAAAATTAAGGAAATAATAACTTATATAAGAGGAATTAATCCTTTTTCAGCTATAAGAACTTCTATAATAGTAGGTTTTCCAGGAGAAGGAGAAAAGGAATTTCTAACCCTTTGTGACTTCATAAAAGAAGTAGAATTTGATCACCTTGGAGTTTTTATTTTTTATCAAGAAGAAGGAACTGTAGCTGAAACACTTTTGCCCAAAGTTCCTTATAGAGAAAAAATAAAAAGAAAAAAAGAAATAATGAAAATTCAAAGAGAAATTTCTAAAAAAAGATTAGAAACAAGAATTGGTAAAGAGGAAGAAGTTTTGGTTTTGGGAGAAGATTTAAAAGGAAAGTTTTTTGGGATAGCTAAAATTCAAGCTCCAGAAATAGACGGAATAACCTATCTTTATTTAAATAAAAAATTGATTTACCCAGGCGATTTAGTAAAAGTTAGAATAAAAAAAGCTAATTTTTACGATCTTTGGGGAGAAATTATTTAA
- a CDS encoding C40 family peptidase: protein MGKKFFYIFSFILIISFFPLKAFCKSQSFYEHNLNLKFIPYLVKKGDTLYSIAKRYEVSIEELKKINNLQDESISIGQILKIPTNKELYYSQFLKTSKNFSSQENKPISYHKVAKGETLYSISKKYGIPIQELKKINNLKSTKLKVGQTIKIYQNLEKVAKKPEEKEFIFYEVKEGDTLYTISLRHNVSIDLIKDLNGIKDNVIFVGQKLKIPYNPLEEPFTLENPAIRFKEKPKELISQKFSVNFLSKSFIDEKDENLLKKKFLEISKQFSDYLYKLGGSGNGYLDCSMFVKLVYEELGIDLPRTSREQFLVGINVKKDELIPGDLVFFSRYRDKDNISHVGIYIGDNKFVHFSSRRRGLSIDSLDEPYFNERFVGAKRIINGEILEQFYKFSRKLEEGKS, encoded by the coding sequence ATGGGGAAAAAATTTTTTTACATATTCAGCTTTATTTTAATCATATCTTTTTTTCCTTTAAAAGCTTTTTGTAAATCTCAATCTTTTTATGAACATAATTTAAATTTAAAATTTATTCCTTATTTAGTAAAAAAGGGAGATACTTTATATAGCATTGCTAAAAGATATGAAGTTTCTATAGAAGAACTTAAAAAAATAAACAATCTTCAAGATGAAAGTATTTCTATAGGGCAAATTTTAAAAATTCCTACCAATAAAGAACTTTATTATTCCCAATTTTTAAAAACTTCAAAAAACTTTTCTTCCCAAGAAAACAAACCAATCTCCTATCATAAGGTAGCAAAAGGTGAGACCTTATATAGTATTTCAAAAAAATATGGAATACCTATTCAAGAACTAAAGAAAATTAACAATTTAAAATCTACAAAACTTAAAGTTGGACAAACAATAAAAATATATCAAAATTTGGAAAAAGTAGCAAAAAAACCTGAGGAAAAGGAATTTATATTTTACGAAGTTAAAGAAGGAGATACCCTCTATACTATTTCTCTAAGACACAATGTATCTATAGATTTAATCAAAGATCTGAATGGTATCAAAGATAATGTAATTTTTGTAGGGCAAAAATTAAAAATACCTTACAATCCTTTAGAAGAACCTTTTACTTTAGAAAATCCTGCTATTCGATTTAAAGAAAAACCAAAAGAATTAATATCTCAAAAATTTAGTGTAAACTTTTTATCTAAATCCTTTATTGATGAGAAAGATGAAAACTTACTTAAGAAAAAATTCTTAGAAATTTCCAAACAATTTAGTGATTATTTATATAAACTTGGTGGGAGTGGAAATGGATATTTAGATTGTTCTATGTTTGTAAAACTTGTATATGAAGAATTAGGAATTGACCTTCCTAGAACCTCACGGGAACAATTTTTGGTAGGTATAAATGTAAAAAAAGATGAGTTAATACCAGGAGATCTTGTTTTCTTCTCCAGATACAGAGACAAAGATAATATTTCCCACGTAGGAATTTATATAGGAGACAATAAATTTGTTCATTTTTCTTCAAGAAGAAGGGGGTTATCTATAGATTCTTTAGACGAACCCTATTTTAATGAGAGGTTTGTAGGTGCTAAAAGAATTATAAATGGGGAGATTTTGGAACAATTTTACAAGTTTAGTCGTAAATTAGAGGAAGGAAAATCTTAA
- a CDS encoding KpsF/GutQ family sugar-phosphate isomerase, with translation MKEKEVLLERAKEILQIEKLGLEEVSKNLNDSFVQALELILNIKGRVVVTGVGKSGIIGRKISATLSSTGTPSFFLHPVEALHGDLGMVTSEDILLAISYSGNTLEVCELASILKKRNIKIISLTGNPESRLAKLSDIIINTKIPKEACPFNLAPTTSTTATLALGDALAICLFELKGLGSEDFRKNHPGGSLGERLKVKVKEIMLTDEKIPVVSEGTLLEDAIVEIDKKRLGCVLITNSLGILTGIITDGDLRRIFLKYKTYSNLKVEEVMTRNPKVIEENRLASEALEMMEKYLITVLPVINYDQKLVGILHLHDILGKGTFKFTI, from the coding sequence ATGAAAGAAAAAGAAGTCCTTCTTGAAAGAGCTAAAGAAATTCTTCAAATAGAAAAATTAGGTCTTGAAGAGGTTTCTAAAAATTTAAATGATTCTTTTGTTCAAGCTTTAGAACTTATTTTAAACATTAAGGGAAGAGTAGTAGTTACAGGAGTAGGGAAAAGCGGAATTATAGGAAGAAAAATTTCAGCTACTCTTTCTTCTACAGGAACACCTTCTTTTTTCCTTCATCCAGTTGAAGCTCTTCATGGAGACTTAGGAATGGTCACCTCTGAGGATATTTTACTTGCTATCTCCTATTCTGGAAATACTCTCGAGGTTTGTGAACTTGCTTCTATTCTTAAAAAAAGAAATATCAAAATAATAAGTTTAACTGGAAATCCAGAAAGTAGATTAGCAAAACTTTCTGATATAATTATCAATACCAAAATTCCTAAAGAGGCTTGTCCTTTTAATCTTGCTCCTACTACAAGTACAACCGCCACTTTAGCTTTGGGGGACGCTTTAGCTATATGTCTTTTTGAATTAAAAGGCTTAGGTTCTGAAGATTTTAGAAAAAATCATCCAGGAGGCTCCTTAGGGGAAAGATTAAAAGTAAAAGTAAAAGAGATTATGCTTACAGATGAAAAAATACCTGTAGTTTCTGAAGGTACTCTCTTAGAAGACGCTATAGTAGAAATTGATAAAAAACGATTAGGTTGTGTGCTTATTACCAATTCTTTAGGAATTCTTACAGGAATTATTACAGATGGTGATCTAAGGAGGATTTTTTTGAAGTATAAAACTTACAGTAACTTGAAAGTTGAGGAAGTAATGACAAGAAACCCTAAGGTAATCGAAGAAAATCGTTTAGCTTCAGAAGCTCTTGAAATGATGGAAAAATATCTTATTACGGTTTTACCTGTTATAAATTATGATCAAAAATTAGTAGGAATCTTACATCTTCATGATATTTTAGGAAAGGGGACATTTAAATTTACTATCTAA
- the hslV gene encoding ATP-dependent protease subunit HslV, giving the protein MFKGTTVIAVKRDGKVAMAGDGQVTLGNTIIKHKAKKIRKLYKGKVLAGFAGATADALTLFERLEKKLEAYSGQLLRAAVELAKDWRTDKALRRLEAFLIACDSEHMLIISGAGDVVEPDEDVVAIGSGGPMALAAAKALLRHTNFSAKEIAEISIKIAGEICIYTNSEIIVEEL; this is encoded by the coding sequence ATGTTTAAAGGAACTACGGTAATTGCTGTAAAAAGAGATGGAAAAGTTGCAATGGCAGGAGATGGACAAGTTACCTTGGGAAATACTATAATAAAACATAAAGCTAAGAAAATAAGAAAACTCTATAAGGGAAAGGTATTAGCTGGTTTTGCTGGTGCAACAGCTGATGCCCTTACTCTTTTTGAAAGATTAGAAAAAAAGCTTGAAGCCTATAGTGGACAACTTTTGAGAGCTGCTGTAGAACTTGCCAAAGATTGGAGAACTGATAAGGCTTTGAGAAGATTGGAAGCTTTCCTTATTGCATGTGATAGTGAACATATGCTTATTATTTCAGGTGCAGGAGATGTGGTGGAACCTGATGAAGATGTAGTTGCTATAGGATCTGGTGGACCAATGGCTCTTGCAGCTGCTAAAGCTTTATTAAGACATACAAATTTTTCTGCTAAAGAAATTGCTGAAATTTCAATAAAAATCGCAGGTGAAATCTGTATATATACTAATTCTGAGATCATAGTTGAGGAGTTATGA